GGGAAGTGAAGAAGACGAAATAATTGATAAAGGAAAAAGTCGGCCCTTATGAATAAGGGCCGATCTCTTATCTGAAATGAAAAGGAGGAACTGCTTATGAAGATGTATTTTCTCAAACGGTTGCTATCGCTCATCCCGGTCCTATTCATCGTTTCAATCGTCATTTTCATGATCATCCATTTAACACCGGGCGATCCAGCTTCATTGGTGCTTGGTGAAGAAGCGACGGAAGAACAGATTCAAGCTCTGCGCGCCAATATGGGACTCGATCTCCCGATTGTGACACAGTACTTTCATTGGATTGGAAATGCCCTCCAAGGGGATCTAGGCACTTCTTATTTCATGCGGCAACCTGTGACGGAAGCGATTGTAAGCCATTTAGCTCCAACCATTTCAGTGGCGATCATTGCAGGAACCATCTCGCTCCTCATTTCCATTCCAATCGGTATTTTGGCGGCGACACGCAGAGGCACGAACACAGACAGAACTGTTATGGGAATTTCATTGATTGGAATGAGCGTTCCAAGTTTTCTGCTTGGCTTGTTTCTAATCCTGCTTTTTGGCGTCAAGCTGCGCTGGCTCCCTGTAGCCGGCTATCAGCCTATTACCGATGGGTTTCTTGGACATATCAAATATCTGATTTTGCCATCCATTGCACTGGGTTCCATGCATGCGGCGCTTATTGCAAGAATGACCCGTTCAAGCTTGCTTGAAGTTTTGAACATGAATTACATAAAGACAGCCCGTTCAAAAGGGGTCCACGAATATTTGATCATTACGCGCCATACGTTGCGAAATGCGTTTCTACCCATCCTCACAGTCATCGGACAGACATTCGGCTCGCTGATTGCAGGGGCTGTCGTGACGGAAACGATTTTCAACATCCCTGGAATCGGACAATTGATCATCAATTCAGTTGAACGAAGAGATTATGCGGTTATTCAAGGCGTAGTTCTATTCGTCACATGCACCTATGTGCTAATCAATCTAATCGTCGACTTACTATATGGTGTCATTGATCCGCGGGTCAGATTGAACAAGAAATGATGGGGGAGGGACTCATGTGCATGTAGCTCAGGAACAAGACAAACTGTTGAAAGATGAATTCATTCTTGCGAAGAAACGATTAAAACGCCATCAGAAAAAACTTCTGTTTCGAAGACTGATACGCAATCGGGGCATTCTGTTTGGCGGAATCATAATGGTGTTATTGACATTGCTGGCGGTTTTCGGTCCGATATTTGTTCCGTACGACCCGTACGAAATGGTTGTGACGGATCGATTAATGGCTCCTGGTGCCCAACATTTTCTTGGTACTGACAACTTTGGACGGGATTTGCTCACCCGAATGGCGTATGGTGCACGCGTGTCTCTTAGCGTCGGTTTGTCAGTCGCTCTTCTCGCTTGTTTCTTTGGAATGCTGATCGGTTTGCTGGCAAGCTATTTCAAAGCGCTCGATAACGTTTTGATGAGAATATGCGACGGTTTGATGGCAATTCCAGGAGTTTTGCTTGCAATCGCTTTGGTGGCGGCTCTTGGCCCTAAAATGGAAAACGTCATCCTCGCATTGACGATTGTATTCGTACCGAACGTCGCTCGTGTCGTCCGTTCAGCAGCAATTGTTATCCGCGAAGAAACGTATATAGAAGCAATTCGTGCACAAGGGGCAAAAACGTGGCGGATCATCGTGTTGCATATCGCGCCGAATACAGTTGCTCCATTGATCGTCCAGGCTTCTTTCATTTTTGCAGATGCCATTATTACCGAAGCGGCATTGAGTTTCCTTGGAGCGGGGATACCGGCCCCGGATCCAAGCTGGGGCAATATTTTGCATGACGGGAAAGTGTTCATTTTCAATGCTTGGTGGATGACTGTTTTCCCAGGGATTCTAATTGTGCTGTCGGTTTTCGGCTTGAATTTATTGGGTGATGGCATTCGTGATTATATCGATCCTCATACAAGCAAATGACACTGGATGTAGGTGAAAAAGGAGGGTGCTAGAATGAGTCGGGAAAAATTACTGGAAGTGAAAAATCTGAAGACGCACTTTAATACGGAAAACGGCAGAGTGACCGCGGTCGATGATGTCTCCTTTCATGTTGATAAAGGTGAAATATTAGGGATTGTAGGGGAGTCGGGATGCGGGAAAAGTGTGACATCCCAGTCCATTCTTCGGCTATTTGACGAAAAATACTTAGTGAAATATGAAGGCGAAGTCTTTTTCAAAGGTGATATAGATTTATTGAAGTTATCCAAATCCGAAATGAGACATGCTCGCGGCAATGAAATTTCCATGATCTTTCAAGACCCGCTTAGTTCATTGAATCCAGTCCTGACAATCGGTTTTCAAATCGCTGAAGCTCTTATGCTGCATGAAAAAATTACAAAAGAGGCTGCGTTTGCGCAGGCAATTGAAATGTTAAAGCTGACAGGCATTCCATCCCCTGAAAAACGGGTGCATGATTATCCTCACCAATTATCCGGCGGAATGAGGCAGCGTGTCATGATCGCTATGTCGCTAGCATGCAAACCGAGACTGCTCATTGCGGACGAACCGACAACTGCATTGGATGTCACTATTCAATCTCAGATTTTGGACCTGATCGAAGATATTAATAAGCGCTTTGATATGGGGGTTATCTTCATCACGCATGATTTAGGGGTTGTCGCAGGCCTTTGTGATCGGGTCGTAGTTATGTACTTGGGTCAAATCGTCGAAGAGGCGGACATCCTGAATTTATTTGAAAACCCGATGCACCCCTATACGAAAGGTCTTATAAAATCGATACCGCATATGGATGGCGACAGGAAAGAGGAATTACATGTCATTTCAGGAACAGTGCCGTCCCTCGAAAATGTACCGGTCGGTTGCCGATTCGCGGAGAGATGCCAATTTGCCGATGAACTTTGCCAAACGAAAATGCCTGATCTAAGGGTGATAGGAGAAGGTCAGAAAGTACGATGCTGGCATGCGGAGAAAATAGCGGAGCAAGAGGAGGCGCCAGTGTATGTTACAAGCTGAAACCGAAAAGAAAGTGCTGCTTGAAGTACAAGGGTTGAAAAAATACTTTCCGGTGAAAGGTCTAGGGATGTTCGGGGGAACCCAACAGTATGTGAAAGCGGTGGATGATGTAAGTTTTACGTTATATGAAGGGGAAACGTTTGGGCTTGTCGGTGAATCGGGCTGCGGGAAAAGTACAACGGGAAGGACGATCATGCGGTTGACGGAGCCGACCGAGGGAAAGGCGGTATATCGGAACGTGGACATCTTCGGACAATCCGGTAAACAGCTTAGGAAGACACGTGAAGAAATCCAAATGGTGTTCCAGGATCCGTATTCTTCGTTAAATCCGCGTAAACGGATTGGGAGTACACTCCAAGAGCCGTTGATCGTCCATAAACTCGGACAGCGGAAAGACCATACGGAACGTGTAATGGATATTATGCAGAAAGTCGGCCTGCAGCTTGACCACTTCTACCGTTTCCCACACGAATTCTCAGGCGGGCAACGGCAACGTATCGGGTTGGCGCGTGCATTGATCGCTAATCCGAAATTAATCATTTGTGATGAACCGGTTTCCGCATTGGATGTATCTATTCAATCCCAAATCGTAAATCTATTGCAGAGAATGCAAAAGGAATTCAACTTAACGTATTTGTTCATTGCACACGATATAAGTGTCGTTCGACATATCTCAGATCGGATAGGCGTCATGTACTTAGGGAAAATGGTGGAGACTGCGCCGACGGATAAACTTATCGAAAAGCCATTGCATCCATATACGCAAGCTCTTTTATCCGCGGTGCCGCTGCCGAATCCACGCATTAAACGAGAACGGATTACGCTAAAAGGCGAAATTCCGTCCCCGCTGAATCCGCCGTCGGGTTGCGTATTTCACACTCGCTGTCCGTTCGTAATGGATAAGTGTAAAACGGTTCAACCCCTCAATAAGGAAGTTGGGCAGGATCATTTTGTCGCTTGCCATTTATATGACTAAGGAGGGCCATTGATGACTGATGAAGAGACACTATTATTGGATTTTTTAACAGTGAACTCCGCATACGAAGCGAAGGTTATCCCGGGAACAGGGACATTCACCTTCCTTTCGAAAATGACAGGTATCCCTCAAGTGTGGAAGCTCGACGCGAACGGTGTGCCGTTCCAATTCATAGACATGCATGATCGCGTAATGAGTGTTCACCATTCACCCGCCGGAGACCGGACAGTCTTGGGGGTTGATAGCAAGGGGAATGAAAAACAGCAACTGTATATCGTTGACGCGACCGGAAACAAATCCGAAGTTCTTGTGGAATCAACCGACAATTTCCATTATGTCGGTGGCTGGTCAAAGGACGGCAGGTATCTATCCTATTCCAGCAACCGTCGTCATCCCGGTTATTTCGATATGTTCATTATCGACGTGGATACGAAAGAGGTTGAGCAGGTATTTACGTGTGACAAAAATTGTGTTCCACTCGGTTGGCTGGACGACAAATCGATTTTTATTAGCATCAAGGAAACGAATATCGACAGTTCCGTTTACATCGTCAATATCCGAACGAAGGAAAAGGTGCTTCTAGGTCCGGATGGGGCAGTTGCCCGTATATTATCCCCGATTACAAGGAATGACGAAGGGTTCGTCCTTACGGATGTAAATGAGGATACGCTGCATTTATGCAGGTTTTCAGTAGGGAATCCTGGCAGCCTTGAAAAGCTTCTCCATTGGGAGAAATGGGATATGGAAGAGATAGCACTTTCGCCGGATGGAGAAGCGCTTTCTTTTACATTGAATGAAGGCGGTATTACGAGATTAGGTGTTTATTATCCAGGTCTGAAGACTTGTGAATTAATTGATTCGCTTCCGGAAGGCGTTATCGGATCACTATCATGGCTATCGAATCAATCATTTTTATTTACACTGAAAACCCCGACGAATCCGGGAGATATTTGGAAATATGATTTGGCTGCGAAAAAAGTGGAGCGATTGACATTCATAGGTCAATCGAAGTCCGTCGGCAAGTATTGGATAGAACCCGAACTGCACACCTATCAATCTTTTGATGGCTTGGAGATACCTTATTTCTTTTATAACAAAGATAAGGAAGGACAGAAGCCTGCTGTCATTTACGTGCATGGGGGACCTGAAGGACAGTCGAAGGCGGAGTACAATCCTGTATTGCAATATCTTGTGTACAAAGGTTTCGCGGTAGCAGTCCCGAATATCCGAGGGAGCAATGGGTATGGCAGGAACTATTTGAAGCTGGATGACGCGGATAAAAGGATGGACGCAGTGGCAGACTTGGCAAGTTTGGCAAAAGATCTAGCTGCATCCCATGATGTTGATCCCGATAGGATCGGTATTATGGGCAGAAGCTATGGCGGGTTCATGGTGTTGTCAGCATTGACGCACTATCCGGATCTATGGGCTGCTGGCGTCGATATCGTCGGGATGTCCAATTTGAAGACCTTCTTGACGAATACGGGGGAGTGGCGAAGGTATTTGCGTGAGTGTGAATATGGTTCCCTTGAGAAATACAGCGAGTACTTCGATGAAACTGCTCCTATGAATCTAACGCATAAAATTACAGCGCCTTTGCTCGTTTTCCACGGCAGAAATGATACGCGTGTGCCAGTGAGCGAAGCGGAACAGCTCGTTGCCGATTTAAAGACAGTAGAGCGGGAAGTTGAATTGGTCATCTTCGAAGATGAGGGCCATCAGACAGAGAAGATTGAGAATCATATTACGCTGCATACGAAGACAGTTGAGTTTTTTGATCGTCATCTAAATACTTCGAAAGTGGGGGACTTGTCACTATGAATGCATTGAAGCCGGAAGTCGTTGAGACAGTCAAAGCGCTTGCAAATGATGAAAGAGTGAAAAAAGCACTCGCGTTTTTGAAGTCGGATAATGACACGACGACGAATGAGCAAATTGAGCTAACCGGAATTGAATCACCGACATTCGATGAATGGGTCCGAGGGAAGGCATATAAGGAAAAACTTCAGCAATTAGGTATTCAGGATATCCAGGTGGATGAGGTGGGGAATGTGTTCGGTGTTCGAAAAGGAACCGGGAACGGGCCATCGCTCGTACTTTGCGCGCATCTCGATACCGTTTTTCCTGCAGGTACCGATGTTCAAGCAAAGTGGATTGACGGAAAGGTTTATGCACCGGGAATTGCGGATGATGGCCGTGGGTTGGCAGTTGTCCTGACGATTCTTCGGGCGCTGAATCATGCGGGCGTCGAGATGAAAGGTGATTTGATTGTCGGAGCGACAGTCGGGGAGGAAGGGCTCGGAGATTTACGTGGGGTGAAGCATCTATTTGAAACACGAGATGATATTGATGGGTTCATTTCCGTCGAACCTGGGTCGCCAGAGAGAATCACCTATTTAGGAACGGGCAGTAAACGGTATGCTGTAACGTATAAGGGGCCAGGGGGACATAGTTTCGGCAGTTTTGGGACGGCGAATCCAATTCACGCGCTTGGAAGAGCGATTGCGGGAATTTCCGTCTTGGAGACGCCTACCGACCCGAAGACGACGTATAATGTCGGTATCATTAGTGGTGGAACTTCGGTTAACACGATATCAGAGTCGGGCAAGATGATCATTGATCTACGTTCCAATTCAGAGGATGAGTTGGCGAAACTTGAGTCGAAGGTGCTTGAAATAATACAGCAGGCTGCTGATGATGAGAATTCATTCAGAGGGAAGCCAGGCGAAGTGACGGCCGACATCGAATTGGTTGGAAATCGACCGGCGGGCAGTCAAAGCCATGAGGCGGACATCGTGCAAACATCGATGGCGGCAGCAAGTGAACTCGGATTTAAACCGGTATTGGAAAATGCATCGAGTACGGATTCGAATGTGCCAATCAATCTCGGCATTCCGGCAGTTACACTTGGCGGTGGAGGAGATGCGGGAGGATTCCATACACTAAACGAATACTTTGACCCGACAGATGCCCATGTCGGTGCGCAAAAAATCCTGCTGACAGTTTTGGGTCTTCTTGGTTGCGGTAAAACGATTGAACCATTGCTTGCGAAACGCCAAGCGGAAATTGCCAGAGGGTAACTCATGGAAAAAGTGTATCAATTCATTGATGACAATAAGGAAATGTACCTTGAATGGTTAATGGAGATTTGCAAGATCCCCAGCGTCGCTGCTCAAAACCGCGGAATCGTTGAAGCGGTCATGCTGGTGAAGAAGCACTTGGAAAACTTACATGCGGACGTGCAAGTGATTGAAACGGAAGGGAATCCGATTGTTTTTGGGGAATTGAAGTCCGAGAGTGAGAGAACATTATCTTTCTATAATCATTATGATGTTCAACCGGAAGATCCGATTGATTTATGGGAAAGTCCTCCCTTTTCACCTGAAATTAGAGACGGGAAACTCTTTGCAAGAGGTGTTGCGGACAATAAGGGAACACTTATGGCGAGAATTTGCGCCGTTCACGCATACAAGCAAGTATATGGGGACTTGCCTGTGAACTTGAAGTTCATCGTGGAGGGCGAGGAAGAAATCGGCAGTCCGAATTTGGAAGCATTCGCTGACAAATATATTGATATGATACATGCGGATGCGAATATATGGGAAAATGGATTCAAAGATGTGGAAGGGAATCTACAAGTAAGTCTTGGCTGTAAAGGCATGCTCTATGTTGAATTGCATGCAACGGGCGCCAATACCGACCTTCATTCCGGAAGGGCAGCAATTGTTGAAAATCCTGCTTGGCGATTAGTTTGGGCGCTTGCTTCATTGAAGAATGAAAAAGATGAAATCCTCATTGAGGGCTTCTATGATAAAGTCCTTCCTTTGACAGAAGCGGAACGCAAGTTGACGGAAGGAATAGAGTACAAGGAAGAGGAGGAGCTCGAGCAACTGGGCTTGTCCCAATATATCAACGGATTGTCAGGGTTTGAGTTGAAAGAGAAATTGATCTTCCAGCCGACATGTACGATTTGCGGAATCGAATCAGGGTACACTGGACAAGGCTCGAAAACTGTCCTCCCTTCTGTTGCCAAAGTAAAGCTGGACTTCCGTCTCGTTTCAGAACAGGATCCCGATGAAATTCTGGAGCTATTGCAGATTCACTTGAGGAAACATGAGTTTGGTGACATTAAAGTAGTACCACTGAAAGGCACCCGGGCCGCCACGACAGACATTGAAGATCCTCTTGTTGATACAATCAAGCACAGCGCAAGGGAGTTTTACGGAAAAGAACCACAATTGCTGCGTTCCCAGGCAGGCACCGGACCGATGTATACATTTTGCCAGAAGTTCGGCATCCCTTCCGCGGGCTTCGGAGTAGGTCATGCAAACTCCAAAAATCATGCGCCAAATGAAAGCATTTACGTCGATGACTATTTTGAAGGCATAAAATTTATGGCACTGGTCATGCGTAATTTTGCGAAGTGATGGTGCTTCAAGGCGGTGCCATCAAAGTGGTGCCTGTGCAGCACGCTATTCAGTTTATTAACTACAATTGTATATTGTTAACTTGGGAAGCCGGTCATTCAGGGAAATGACTGGCTTTTTCTTGTGTATTTATACTTTTAGGTGAATTGTCATAAATGTGCCTTGCACAGGTACCGAAACACGAGGTTAAACGAAAACTCGTTTCATATACTAGTGGGTTAAAAAAGAGGATTTCATCCGATTTGTAGCGAATTCAACTTGAAACAGAATTCATTTAAACGATTTGGGGAAAGCTGTAAGGAATCCGACGGGAGCAGGAGCTGCTGGATCGGTTTTCCAAAAAGTCAATCTAGAACAACAAAAAGGGCTGTCCAGAAAATCGGCGATACCGACTTTCCGTGATAGCCCTGTCGTTGCGCTAAACTTTACTTGGCATTCTCATCAGGTTGATGAATTCCAAACACATTGCCTTCCGTGTCGATATAATATCCTTGCCACGCCATGCCGGGCAGGGCGTATTTAGGCATGGCCACAGTGCCGCCATTTGCCAGTATTTTCTCTTCGGTTGCATCGTAATTCTCCACACCCATTGTGCAAGCAAATCCATTCATAGCTTGTCCCACTTCTGGCGGAGCACTTTGACGCTGCATTAAAGCACCATTGATTCCAGGTTCGCTATCATCACCCGTCACTGCTCCGAAGTAAGGCATCCCCGCAAAATCAGTCCAATCTTGGAATGACCAACCAAATACCTCCCCATAAAACTTCGTTGCCCGCTCCATGTCATCTACATGAATTTCGAAATGAACTAATCTTCCCATGACTTCCTCCTGTTTTCGTGTTTTATTTTTGAATATTTATGTTTGTTCAATTAATTATACCACTGCATTCTAGGCTGTGTAAATGAGCTGTAGATTAGGGAATGATTAGTATTATCTATTGAATGAACAAAGTTATCGATTGAATACGGCGATTTATCTATCGAATTTGTGGAGTTATCTATTGAATCCAAGAAGTTATCTATTGAATATGAGAAGTTATCACCTAAATGGGGCTTTACGCCTAGCGATTGAAGGACGGTTCTACATGAGGAAGACAACCTGGCAGCGATTTAATACTGTCAGGATGTCTTTCTTTGTGTCTTTATCCAATCCGCATAAGTTGCAAACTGGCCATTTTATAACTGCAATGTTCTTGTAACTCAGCAATCAGTTGGACGACATCGCCTTCCTGTAAGGAGACTAGTTGAGTGTTTGTCAATGTCGTGGAAATTAAGGATTCCGTTACGGATGAATGGACATGGACGTTGTCATTTATTTTCACCCGAAATGCTGAAGGGGTGCAGCTGATGACTTTCGATTCCAGAACGACGGTGTAGCTAATTTGGTAAATTCCATCCTTTAAAGCTTGTAATCCATTGCGAACGACTTTGATGTCTTGTAACGGTCCGGCAATTTGGAAATGGACAGTCCCGGATGCCGAGCTTTTTGCTGTTGTATAGGCATAACCGTACGTCGTATCAAACGTTCCGGCAGGGCCGCGTTCCCCTTGAGGTCCTTGAGGTCCGGTTTCACCCCGTTCTCCTTGAGGTCCCCTTTCACCCCTTTCACCTTGTTCCCCTTTTTCACCCCGTTCTCCTTTCTGACCCGGCTTTCCGTCCAAACCTTGATAACCTCGGGGTCCCCGATCTCCTTTTGGACCAGGTGGACCTTGTTCCCCTTTAGGTCCGGGGCGCCCTGGTTCTCCTTGTGGTCCTTGATAGCCCCGCGGCCCTCTTCGTCCTCTGTTTTCACTGCCGCATTTACAGAAGAAATCTTCATTGCATTTTGGACACCGCTCCATTACTTTTCCTCCTTTCATTGAACTGTTTCTCATTGGGCATTCATCTGCGAATCGTAATGGGTACAGATGGAAGTGTGCCGCCGGAGCTGGATTGGATGGAGATTGCCCTCGTTTCATCCGGTTGGATAGTAGACCCCTCGACGCGGAATCCCCATTCGCCAAGTGCGTCGACCGGCACTTGAGCAAGAAGAACACCTGAAGCTTCATTTCCGATGTAGATTGAAATAGCGGCACCAGTACCTAACACATCCGAGGTTCCGGTAATTCTCCATTCTGCATCCCGTGTCCGGAATTCTGCCCGGGTGACCGTTATAGTACCTGTAGGTGTCGGGGTGGAATTAACCACATGGATGTGCACTTGATCGGTGGATGTACCTTCTTCACCGATGACCGTTAATTGAAAGATTAGCGTCTCTGTTGTGTCAGGGGCTATGAAAGAGGGGGTTAACGTATCTTCGTCTAGTAGTGCAACGGGTGTACCTGCCAGTTGTGTCCAAGTAAATGAAGTTATCGTGCCCGTTGAACCGGAGCCGTTCAGTGTCACCGTTGCGCCGAAAAGCACAGTCGCATCATCCCCGGCGTTTGCTGCAATTGGGGCTGGTGGAGACGGAGTACCGTTGACGGTTACCGGGATTGTTCGACTCCCACCAGCTGTAGAGCGAATTGTCACAGTGGCGGGGGCAGATGGGAGATTCATCGTAAGCCCGGCCGATGGAATGATGAGTTCCCCAAGTCCAAAGTCTTCTGCGGATAATGTTGGCGTACCGACTGCGTCACTGGAAACTGCTTGGATCGTCAGGTTTTGCGAATCGATATCAAAGTTTGCAGAAGCTGTAATGAAGTCGATGGGTGCCACATCTTTACGGCTGTCCGGCTCATCGCTCACATTTGTAACGGTAATCGAACTAGGTGGACGGTTTCCGGTAAATTGGACTCTCGCAAAATACAGTCCATTGCTTCCTGCTAATACGGTAGGGTCAAGCCCTGTCCCTGTCACTTGTATCAATTGATCGGTATCGTCGGAAGTAGCAAACACATCGATGACCCCAACATCCTCAGCGGTTTGGGTGTACGTTGCCCTTGGGACATCGACACCGGAAATTGTGGAAATTTTACCTAGCAGACTGAAGTTTCTCGTCTCAATGCAGTGGTCCGGATCAAACCCCGGTGTGGTGGAACGATCTGGCGAGCCGATTCCGATGCCGGGACCTTCAATGCGGAAATAGTTTTGTGGTTGCCCGGACTGGTCGACAAATGGACTTCCGATAATGGGGTGAAGCACGTTCGGATCACCGATGTATCCTGCGGGAGCTGCTGGTGCGACAGCCGGATCCCATTGCAGAAAAGGTTGGACACGGCTATTCAATACAACGTCAAAGTCTACGCCGTTCATTCCTCCAAAGTCTTCCGTGAAATTGATCTCTCCGACTGTCGGATTACGAGGATCGGCTTCTGCTATAAACGTGTCAACTCCATACGGGTGAGTGACGGTGTATTGTGCATTGGCTTGTAAACCGTCGACACGTACGCGGACTCTTGCAAACACGATTTGTTCAGTATCCCTTGGCACTTCATTCACAAATGCAGCTTCCAGCGCCAACACGAGCCTTGCCCTTTCCCCGGTGCCTGTCGTCATTTCCGCTTCTGCGAGTAGATAAAATCCCTCATCCGGATAGTTGTCGGGAAAAGATACAGGTTGTGTAGGTGCGGGTAAATCAGCGGATGCAATGCCCGAGAATGGATCAGTCGGGTCAACGTTCAATTGGAGGCGCAAGCCATTTTCATCCTTATACCAAATTGGAAAACCATCAAACGGATTGATGGGGCCAAGTCTCATAACATCTCTCCTAATAAAATGATAACTAAGGGAAACCACATCCCCTGAATCTACTATATGCCCAAGACTTTTGTAGAGGGGGGACAATTGAATCAGTGCGCCCTCTTTTATAGGGGCATTTCACTAGGACTAGTTTCATTTGGAAACAAATCGCCATAGCGTAAGTAGAGGTGAGGTCTTGGATATACCCATTTGGCTGTTCATCTATGTAGATAGTTGCTTGTTTCTCATCTTTTATTTGTATGTACGGAAAATCAAAAAGCGGATCGGTTTTCAATTGGGGATGAATATAAGCATGGTGATGGGTGGAATGATTGCAATGCTTTCGGGTGTTCTGTTCATTCATCAATTTCCTTTCCATTTCACGTATATTACAATGCTCTCCGCCCTGATCGGAATGGGATCGGGGGCCTTATTCGGCAAACTTTTTGATTATGAGACGTTTGTAACGGGCCTGACAAATGGGGCCGTTGTCGGATTAATGGCACCGATGATCGGGACCGTTGTCGAGATGCCCGGTAGATTCGTTTGGGGCCTCCACATTTTATTCGCTATGAGCATGGTTATGATTTTGAGTTCTGTTATAAGGTCGTGAGGCGACTT
The sequence above is drawn from the Sporosarcina luteola genome and encodes:
- a CDS encoding M20/M25/M40 family metallo-hydrolase, coding for MEKVYQFIDDNKEMYLEWLMEICKIPSVAAQNRGIVEAVMLVKKHLENLHADVQVIETEGNPIVFGELKSESERTLSFYNHYDVQPEDPIDLWESPPFSPEIRDGKLFARGVADNKGTLMARICAVHAYKQVYGDLPVNLKFIVEGEEEIGSPNLEAFADKYIDMIHADANIWENGFKDVEGNLQVSLGCKGMLYVELHATGANTDLHSGRAAIVENPAWRLVWALASLKNEKDEILIEGFYDKVLPLTEAERKLTEGIEYKEEEELEQLGLSQYINGLSGFELKEKLIFQPTCTICGIESGYTGQGSKTVLPSVAKVKLDFRLVSEQDPDEILELLQIHLRKHEFGDIKVVPLKGTRAATTDIEDPLVDTIKHSAREFYGKEPQLLRSQAGTGPMYTFCQKFGIPSAGFGVGHANSKNHAPNESIYVDDYFEGIKFMALVMRNFAK
- a CDS encoding ABC transporter ATP-binding protein produces the protein MSREKLLEVKNLKTHFNTENGRVTAVDDVSFHVDKGEILGIVGESGCGKSVTSQSILRLFDEKYLVKYEGEVFFKGDIDLLKLSKSEMRHARGNEISMIFQDPLSSLNPVLTIGFQIAEALMLHEKITKEAAFAQAIEMLKLTGIPSPEKRVHDYPHQLSGGMRQRVMIAMSLACKPRLLIADEPTTALDVTIQSQILDLIEDINKRFDMGVIFITHDLGVVAGLCDRVVVMYLGQIVEEADILNLFENPMHPYTKGLIKSIPHMDGDRKEELHVISGTVPSLENVPVGCRFAERCQFADELCQTKMPDLRVIGEGQKVRCWHAEKIAEQEEAPVYVTS
- a CDS encoding S9 family peptidase, whose translation is MTDEETLLLDFLTVNSAYEAKVIPGTGTFTFLSKMTGIPQVWKLDANGVPFQFIDMHDRVMSVHHSPAGDRTVLGVDSKGNEKQQLYIVDATGNKSEVLVESTDNFHYVGGWSKDGRYLSYSSNRRHPGYFDMFIIDVDTKEVEQVFTCDKNCVPLGWLDDKSIFISIKETNIDSSVYIVNIRTKEKVLLGPDGAVARILSPITRNDEGFVLTDVNEDTLHLCRFSVGNPGSLEKLLHWEKWDMEEIALSPDGEALSFTLNEGGITRLGVYYPGLKTCELIDSLPEGVIGSLSWLSNQSFLFTLKTPTNPGDIWKYDLAAKKVERLTFIGQSKSVGKYWIEPELHTYQSFDGLEIPYFFYNKDKEGQKPAVIYVHGGPEGQSKAEYNPVLQYLVYKGFAVAVPNIRGSNGYGRNYLKLDDADKRMDAVADLASLAKDLAASHDVDPDRIGIMGRSYGGFMVLSALTHYPDLWAAGVDIVGMSNLKTFLTNTGEWRRYLRECEYGSLEKYSEYFDETAPMNLTHKITAPLLVFHGRNDTRVPVSEAEQLVADLKTVEREVELVIFEDEGHQTEKIENHITLHTKTVEFFDRHLNTSKVGDLSL
- a CDS encoding M20/M25/M40 family metallo-hydrolase; its protein translation is MNALKPEVVETVKALANDERVKKALAFLKSDNDTTTNEQIELTGIESPTFDEWVRGKAYKEKLQQLGIQDIQVDEVGNVFGVRKGTGNGPSLVLCAHLDTVFPAGTDVQAKWIDGKVYAPGIADDGRGLAVVLTILRALNHAGVEMKGDLIVGATVGEEGLGDLRGVKHLFETRDDIDGFISVEPGSPERITYLGTGSKRYAVTYKGPGGHSFGSFGTANPIHALGRAIAGISVLETPTDPKTTYNVGIISGGTSVNTISESGKMIIDLRSNSEDELAKLESKVLEIIQQAADDENSFRGKPGEVTADIELVGNRPAGSQSHEADIVQTSMAAASELGFKPVLENASSTDSNVPINLGIPAVTLGGGGDAGGFHTLNEYFDPTDAHVGAQKILLTVLGLLGCGKTIEPLLAKRQAEIARG
- a CDS encoding ABC transporter permease, yielding MHVAQEQDKLLKDEFILAKKRLKRHQKKLLFRRLIRNRGILFGGIIMVLLTLLAVFGPIFVPYDPYEMVVTDRLMAPGAQHFLGTDNFGRDLLTRMAYGARVSLSVGLSVALLACFFGMLIGLLASYFKALDNVLMRICDGLMAIPGVLLAIALVAALGPKMENVILALTIVFVPNVARVVRSAAIVIREETYIEAIRAQGAKTWRIIVLHIAPNTVAPLIVQASFIFADAIITEAALSFLGAGIPAPDPSWGNILHDGKVFIFNAWWMTVFPGILIVLSVFGLNLLGDGIRDYIDPHTSK
- a CDS encoding ABC transporter ATP-binding protein yields the protein MLQAETEKKVLLEVQGLKKYFPVKGLGMFGGTQQYVKAVDDVSFTLYEGETFGLVGESGCGKSTTGRTIMRLTEPTEGKAVYRNVDIFGQSGKQLRKTREEIQMVFQDPYSSLNPRKRIGSTLQEPLIVHKLGQRKDHTERVMDIMQKVGLQLDHFYRFPHEFSGGQRQRIGLARALIANPKLIICDEPVSALDVSIQSQIVNLLQRMQKEFNLTYLFIAHDISVVRHISDRIGVMYLGKMVETAPTDKLIEKPLHPYTQALLSAVPLPNPRIKRERITLKGEIPSPLNPPSGCVFHTRCPFVMDKCKTVQPLNKEVGQDHFVACHLYD
- a CDS encoding VOC family protein; translated protein: MGRLVHFEIHVDDMERATKFYGEVFGWSFQDWTDFAGMPYFGAVTGDDSEPGINGALMQRQSAPPEVGQAMNGFACTMGVENYDATEEKILANGGTVAMPKYALPGMAWQGYYIDTEGNVFGIHQPDENAK
- a CDS encoding ABC transporter permease yields the protein MKMYFLKRLLSLIPVLFIVSIVIFMIIHLTPGDPASLVLGEEATEEQIQALRANMGLDLPIVTQYFHWIGNALQGDLGTSYFMRQPVTEAIVSHLAPTISVAIIAGTISLLISIPIGILAATRRGTNTDRTVMGISLIGMSVPSFLLGLFLILLFGVKLRWLPVAGYQPITDGFLGHIKYLILPSIALGSMHAALIARMTRSSLLEVLNMNYIKTARSKGVHEYLIITRHTLRNAFLPILTVIGQTFGSLIAGAVVTETIFNIPGIGQLIINSVERRDYAVIQGVVLFVTCTYVLINLIVDLLYGVIDPRVRLNKK